A genomic window from Silene latifolia isolate original U9 population chromosome Y, ASM4854445v1, whole genome shotgun sequence includes:
- the LOC141632002 gene encoding uncharacterized protein LOC141632002 — MAFLVWVVTHWLCTTLTFVSGYPIGRNFFSFKWFELVSVELDVCRVCCCRSSFRIRCCGLPSLSSVSVAPCDGVWCVREGLVYELGGWSCAPPRGFGLPCPLVFIEGVWSCLSFHGTLTKLIIKKINGEVVRVGLKWAALFNKWKAEHLLMDIPYKGPRFTWCNKREDHSVVLERLDKGYSSWDWNDIFPNSGITHLPIQVSDHAPIIFETDLITCNGRRPYRMEAWNLDYEECIRLVHNEWTEPVSGSATVRMIRKLSRARNCMRLWSISKRKEWNKKWSDFDDNLVEGLHEIETKGVTQTFTTTYASQVEYAKVSAKYWKQRAKMKWYTEGDTCSNYFFNWVKGRAGRNYIAGIKMDNGEWNFDSEGIKGLFVQFYSKLFQEGVNQTTFDEYRPTVKNLFSINKEFLSPDDRDALCIRFTPKEVRTAVFQLGPLESPGPDGIPAIFFHKCWHFIKHDVVGTVLAILNGNSSPEFLNKTFLVLIPKSSPPETIDNFRPISLCNVIMKVITRCITNRLKKYMGKLVADFQNAFVPRRNIGDNILITNEILHKISSSRSGRMGRMAFKADMSKAYDRLDWNFIRGNSKSCESLDKVIKDYCHASGQVINDNKSYMMLSSSSSLSFARKCLKTFNIPRGTNLGSYLGIPTDVGLSGGNKSKREIFEFIIDKVRKRLSSWNCILLSSAGRLASISSVLSSLLVYFLSVFKIP, encoded by the exons ATGGCGTTTTTGGTTTGGGTCGTCACTCACTGGCTTTGTACAACCTTGACGTTTGTTAGCGGTTATCCCATCGGTCGAAATTTCTTTTCATTTAAATGGTTCGAGCTTGTTTCTGTCGAGCTTGATGTTTGTCGTGTTTGTTGTTGTCGCTCTAGCTTCCGGATTCGCTGTTGCGGCCTTCCTTCGTTGTCTTCAGTGTCCGTCGCACCCTGTGATGGTGTTTGGTGTGTGCGGGAAGGATTGGTGTACGAGCTTGGTGGCTGGAGTTGTGCTCCTCCGAGGGGTTTCGGACTTCCATGCCCTTTGGTGTTCATTGAAGGCGTGTGGAGTTGTTTGTCGTTCCAT GGGACTTTAACCAAGTTGATTATCAAGAAGATAAATGGGGAGGTAGTAAGGGTCGGATTAAAATGGGCTGCTCTTTTTAATAAATGGAAAGCTGAGCATCTTCTAATGGATATTCCGTATAAGGGGCCAAGATTTACCTGGTGTAATAAGAGAGAAGATCATAGTGTAGTGTTGGAACGTCTTGATAAGGGTTATAGCTCGTGGGATTGGAATGATATTTTTCCGAATTCTGGTATTACTCATCTTCCTATTCAAGTTTCAGATCATGCGCCTATTATCTTTGAAACAGATTTAATTACTTGTAATGGTAGAAGACCTTATCGTATGGAGGCTTGGAACCTGGATTATGAGGAATGTATTCGCCTGGTACATAACGAATGGACTGAGCCTGTCTCAGGCTCTGCCACCGTCAGAATGATACGTAAGTTATCAAGAGCTAGAAATTGTATGCGTCTTTGGTCTATTTCCAAGAGGAAAGAATGGAATAAGAAATGGAGTGATTTTGATGACAATTTGGTTGAAGGGCTCCACGAAATTGAGACGAAGGGAGTGACTCAAACTTTCACCACTACATATGCTAGTCAAGTGGAGTATGCTAAAGTCTCGGCTAAATATTGGAAACAGAGGGCCAAGATGAAATGGTACACCGAGGGAGATACGTGCTCCAACTACTTCTTTAATTGGGTTAAGGGTAGGGCTGGCAGGAATTACATTGCTGGGATTAAAATGGATAATGGGGAGTGGAATTTTGACAGTGAGGGAATTAAGGGATTATTTGTCCAATTCTACTCTAAACTCTTTCAGGAAGGAGTGAATCAGACCACTTTTGATGAGTACCGCCCTACTGTGAAAAATTTATTCAGTATTAATAAAGAGTTCCTTTCTCCTGATGACAGAGATGCACTTTGCATTCGTTTTACCCCTAAGGAGGTTCGTACGGCTGTGTTTCAACTTGGTCCGCTAGAATCTCCGGGACCTGATGGTATTCCTGCTATCTTCTTCCATAAGTGTTGGCATTTTATTAAGCATGATGTTGTTGGGACGGTCTTGGCTATCCTCAATGGTAATAGCTCCCCAGAATTTCTGAATAAGACTTTCTTAGTTCTTATCCCGAAATCTAGTCCCCCTGAAACAATTGATAACTTCCGACCGATTAGCTTATGCAATGTTATAATGAAAGTCATTACTAGATGTATCACTAACCGATTGAAAAAGTATATGGGAAAACTAGTGGCTGACTTTCAAAATGCTTTTGTTCCTAGGAGGAATATTggtgataatattttaattacgaATGAAATATTACATAAAATTTCCTCATCTAGAAGTGGTAGGATGGGCAGGATGGCCTTTAAAGCTGACATGAGTAAAGCCTATGACCGGTTGGACTGGAACTTTATCAGAG GTAATTCTAAGAGTTGTGAAAGCCTTGACAAAGTTATTAAGGATTATTGTCATGCCTCCGGCCAGGTTATTAATGATAATAAGTCCTATATGATGTTAAGTTCGAGCTCCAGTCTGTCCTTTGCTCGAAAATGCTTGAAAACCTTCAACATACCGCGTGGCACTAATTTGGGATCTTACTTGGGTATTCCTACGGACGTGGGACTTTCAGGTGGGAATAAAAGTAAAAGAGAAATTTTTGAGTTTATCATTGATAAGGTTAGGAAGCGATTATCTTCATGGAATTGCATTCTTCTATCGTCGGCGGGTAGATTGGCTTCGATTTCTTCTGTCTTGTCCTCCCTCTTGGTttactttctatcggtattcAAAATACCGTAA